The Streptomyces sp. DG1A-41 genomic sequence CCGCGACTGGGTCGTCGACTTCTCCTGCTTCCTGCTGGCCGTGCTGGTGGGCGCGGCCGCCATAGAGGCGCTCAACGACAACCCCCACGTTCCGGAGGGGCTGGCCGTCGCCGACCAGCTGATCGGAGCGCTGGCCTGCGCGGCCGTCTGGCTGCGCCGCCGCTGGCCACTGGGGCTGGCCGTGGCGATGACTCCCGTCACCTTCGTCTCGGACACGGCGGGCGGGGCGGGGCTGATCGCCCTGTTCACGCTCGCCGTGCACCGCCCCTTCCGGTACGTGGCCTGGGTGGGCGGCATCAACGCGGCCATGACCCCGCTGTACTACTGGGTGCGCCCCGACGCGGACGTCCCCTACCTGGTGAGCGTGCCCTTCGCCGTGCTGCTCACCGTGGCGATCGTCGGCTGGGGCATGTTCGTACGGTCCAAGCGGCAGCTTCTGGTGAGCCTCAGGGACCGGGCCCGGCGTGCCGAGACGGAGGCGCGGCTGCGGGCCGAGCAGGCGCAGCGGCTCGCCCGTGAGGCCATCGCGCGGGAGATGCACGACGTGCTCGCCCACCGGCTGACCCTGCTGAGCGTGCACGCGGGCGCGCTGGAGTTCCGGCCCGACGCGCCCCCGGCGGAGACGGCGCGGGCGGCGGGTGTGATCCGGGAGAGCGCGCACGAGGCCCTCCAGGACCTGCGCGAGATCATCGGTGTCCTGCGGGCGGGGGAGCCCGACGACACGGGCCGGCCGCAGCCGACGCTCGCGGCGCTGGACGCGCTGGTCGCCGAGTCGCGTGAGGCCGGCATGAAGGTGGCCCTCGACCAGCGCGTCGACGACGCCGACGCCGTTCCGTCCTCCGTCGGCCGCACCGCGTACCGGATCGCCCAGGAGGGCCTGACGAACGCGCGCAAGCACGCCCCCGGCACGGAGGTCACGGTGTCCGTCACCGGCGCACCGGGCGACGGCCTCACCGTCTCCGTACACAACCCGCCCCCCGAGGGCGAGGTACCACCCGTCCCCGGCTCCGGCCAGGGCCTGATCGGCCTGACGGAGCGAGCCACCCTCGCGGGCGGCCGCGTGGAACACGGCCACACCCCGGAGGGCGGGTTCGAGGTACGGGCATGGCTGCCGTGGGGTTGAGCACGGCTCGCGGATGCGCTTCGGCCGGCCGCAGGGTTTGCGGGGTGTGGCGGGTGAGTCTGGCGGCTGGGGAGTGCCTGTCTGGGACGGCTTGGCGTCGGCTCCCGGTTGGGGGGAGACGGCTTGGCGTCGGCTCCCGGCTGGGGGGTGGGGCGGCTTGGTGTCGGCTTTTTGGTGGGCGGTCGCCATGTCGGAGGTTGTCTGGGGCGGCCTGGCCTCGACTTGTGGTGGGACCGGTGAAGAGGGTGCACTCCACCCACCGCGTGCCGACCGCGTACAACGCCCGCCCCTCCTACGCCTTCTTGCACTGCAGCCGCTTCGACAGCACCCCCCTACGACCGCCACGGCTACCTCCACGTCGGGTTCGGTGTCGGCGCGGCCGTGTGCGAGGTGCTGCTGCGCTCGCTGCCGTTCGACTCCGACGGGGGCCACCGGCTGCTGCCGCGCGTGGCGTTCGAACGCCGCAGCCTGTCCTTCCTGCGGCTGGCCGCCGACGTCGAGGTCGTCGCGCTGATGTCCGGAGCGGATCTCGCGGCGGTGGCGCAGGACTCGTGGCTGGTGCACACCGAGGCGCGGACTATCCCCGGACCCGAGACTGGGGCCACTACGAGGGCCTGCCGCCCGGACGGGCGCTGCGCAGCGCCCGGTCGTGGATGCTGAACGACCGCCGCGAGGCACCGCCCGGCATGCCGGCCCACCTCAGGTCACGCGTCCGGCACATCCGGGGCGACGACCTGAGTGCGCGGGCGGGCTTCACCCACCTCGGCCGGTGACGGCCCGTCACACCTCCGTGATGACGACGATTTGGGCCGTCCCAGGAGCGGGGTGATCACCAGCCGCAGCATGGCGGTGGTCTGGTGAAGGCTCAGCCGCCTGCGCACCCCGTACGGGTTGACGCTGCGCGCCTGAGCGTGCGACCCGTCAACCCCACCTTCGGCACAAGGCGTTGGCGCGGGACGACCGTCCGTCCGCGCCCCGCGCCCGGCCCGGCCGTGATTACGTATGGCCCATGACTGCGATCAGACTGCTCCTCGTCGACGACGACCCGCTGGTGCGGGCCGGACTGTCCTTCATGATGGGCGGAGCCGACGACATCGAGATCGTCGGCGAGGCGGCCGACGGCGGCGAGGTGGAGGCGCTCGTCGACCGCACCCGCCCGGACGTCGTGCTCATGGACATCCGGATGCCTACGGTGGACGGTCTCACGGCCACGGAGCGGCTGCGCGCCCGCGAGGACGCCCCGCAGGTGGTGGTCCTCACCACCTTCCACGCCGACGAACAGGTCCTGCGGGCGCTGCGCGCGGGCGCCGCCGGATTCGTCCTCAAGGACACCCCGCCGACCGAGATCCTCGGCGCGGTACGCCGGGTCGCGGCCGGCGACCCGGTCCTGTCGCCCACCGTCACCCGTCAGTTGATGCGGCACGCGGTCGGCACCGCCGCCGACACCCGTCGTACACGCGCGCGTGCCCGCATGGCCGCCCTCAACGACCGCGAGCGCGAGGTCGCCGTCGCGGTCGGCCGGGGCCTGTCCAACGCCGAGATCGCCACCGGCCTCTTCATGAGCGTCGCCACCGTCAAGACGCACGTCTCGCGCATCCTGGCCAAGCTCGACCTCAACAACCGCGTGCAGATCGCGCTGCTGGCGTACGACGCGGGTCTGCTGGAGGAGGAACAGGAGGGCCACTGACCGCCCTGCCGGCCCGCCGTCACGCGAAGGGGGAGGCGGCCCCGCCGGGGATCTCCGCGAGGTGCACCGGCCTGCGCTCCCGGCGCGACAGCTCGCACGCCTCGGCGACGCGCAGCGCCTGAAGGGCCTCGCGCCCGTCGCAGGGGTTGGCCCGCTCGCCCCGCACGACCTCGACGAACGCGTTCAGCTCCGCCTCGTAGGCGGGGCCGAAGCGCTCCAGGAAGCCGGTCCAGGGCTTGTCCGCGGCCGGCGGACCGGTCGGCTCGGTGGACGCGATCGGCGTACGGTCGTCCAGGCCGACCACGATCTGGTCCAGCTCACCGGCCAGCTCCATGCGCACGTCGTAGCCGGCCCCGTTCAGCCGGGCGCCGGTGACCGTGGCGAGCGTGCCGTCGTCGAGGGTGAGGAGCGCGGCGCCGGTGTCGACGTCGCCTGCCGCGCGGAACATCGCGGGCCCGGCGTCGGACCCGGCCGCGTACACGTCCGCCACCTCCCGGCCCGTCACCCAGCGCAGCACGTCGAAGTCGTGGATAAGAGTGTCCCGGTACAGCCCGCCGGACAGCGGCAGCCACGCCGCGGGCGGTGGCGTCTGGTCGCTGGTCAGCGCCCGCGCGGTGTGCAGCCGGCCCAGCCTGCCCGACCGCACCGCCTCGCGGGCGCCCCTGTAGCCCGCGTCGAAGCGGCGCTGGAAGCCCATCTGCAGGACCGTCCCGGCCATCTCGACCTCGGCGATCGCGCTTAAGGTCCCGGGCAGGTCCAGCGCGATGGGTTTCTCGCAGAACACCGGCAGCCCCGAGCGTGCTGCCCGGCCGATCAGTTCGGCGTGGGCCGACGTCGCCGTCGTGATCACCACGGCGTCGACCCCCCACCGGAAGATCTCCTCCACGCCCGGCGCGGCCGTCTCACCGAGCCGATGCGCCAGGTCCTGGGCCCGCGAGGCGTCCGCGTCCGTGAGGATCAGGGAGCCTACGTCGCGGTGCCGGCTGAGTGTGTTCGCGTGGATCGTGCCGATGCGGCCCGTACCGATGACGCCGATGCGCATGAAAACAAAGTGCGTGCACAGCCCGCCCCTGTCAATCTGTATGTCCGGACAATCTGACTACACAACTTCCCGTCAACAACGCACGGAGCTACGCTCGGCCCGTGCCGAAACCAGAAGTGGACCCGACCGTGCAGCTCGAGCTGAGCGTGGACCGCAGCTCTCCCGTGCCGTTGTACTTCCAGCTGTCCCAGCAGCTGGAGGCCGCGATCGAGCACGGCACGCTGACCCCAGGCAGCCTGCTGGGCAACGAGATCGAACTCGCCGCCCGGCTCGGCCTGTCCCGGCCGACCGTCCGCCAGGCCATCCAGTCGCTCGTCGACAAGGGCCTCCTCGTACGCCGTCGCGGCGTGGGCACCCAGGTCGTGCACAGCCAGGTCAAGCGCCCGCTGGAGCTCAGCAGCCTCTACGACGACCTGGAGGCGGCGGGCCAGCGCCCGGCCACCAAGGTCCTCGTCAACACGCTCGTACCCGCCTCCGCCGAGGTCGCCGCCGCACTGGGCGTCGCCGAGGACAGCGACGTCCACCGCGTCGAACGCCTCCGCCTCGCCCACGGCGAGCCCATGGCCTACCTCTGCAACTTCCTGCCCCCCGGCCTCCTCGACCTCGACACCGCCCAACTGGAGACCACCGGCCTCTACCGCCTGATGCGAGCGGCGGGCATCACCCTGCACAGCGCCCGCCAGTCGATCGGCGCCCGGGCGGCGACGGCGGAGGAGGCGGAGCGGCTGGCGGAGGAGGCAGGGGCTCCGCTGCTCACCATGCAACGCGTCACGTTCGACGACACGGGCCGCGCAGTGGAATACGGCACACACACCTACCGCCCGACGCGCTACTCCTTCGAGTTCCAGCTCCTTGTGAGGACCTGAGGGGGCGCTTTTTCGGGCGCGGGGCTGTATCGATGTGCGGCTCCGCCGCGTGGGCGCGATCAGCCCCCACGCAGCCGCACACGGGTACGTCGGGTTGTTCCCCCGCTCCGCACCCTGCCTCCCCGTGAGGCAGAATCGGCGGCGATGAGCACCTACCGCGACTTCACCGCCCCCATCGGCTCCCGCCGTGCCACCGTGCTCCGCACCGTCGGCACCCGGGAGCGCCGCTCACACCTGACGGCACCCCGCGTGCCGACGGTCGGCATCGACATCGGCGGTACGAAGGTGATGGCGGGCGTCGTCGACGCCGACGGCAACATCCTGGAGAAGGTCCGCACGGAGACGCCGGACAAGTCCAAGAGCCCCAAGGTCGTCGAGGACACCATCGCCGAGCTGGTCCTGGACCTCTCCGACCGGCACGACGTGCACGCCGTCGGCATCGGCGCGGCCGGCTGGGTCGACGCCGACCGCAACCGCGTGCTGTTCGCCCCCCATCTGTCCTGGCGCAACGAACCCCTGAGGGACCGCCTCGCCAGCCGCCTGTCGGTCCCGGTCCTCGTGGACAACGACGCCAACACCGCCGCCTGGGCCGAGTGGCGCTTCGGCGCCGGCCGCGGCGAGGACCACCTCGTGATGATCACGCTGGGCACCGGCATCGGCGGCGCGATCCTGGAGGACGGCCAGGTCAAACGCGGCAAGTACGGCGTCGCCGGCGAGTTCGGCCATATGCAGGTCGTGCCCGGCGGCCACCGCTGCCCGTGCGGCAACCGCGGCTGCTGGGAGCAGTACAGCTCCGGAAACGCCCTGGTCCGTGAGGCGCGCGAGCTGGCAGCGGCCGACTCGCCCGTGGCGTACGGGATCATCGAGCACGTCAAGGGCAACATCTCCGACATCACCGGCCCGATGATCACCGAGCTGGCCCGCGAGGGCGACGCCATGTGCATCGAGCTGCTCCAGGACATCGGCCAGTGGCTCGGCGTCGGCATCGCCAACCTCGCGGCCGCCCTCGACCCCTCCTGCTTCGTCATCGGCGGCGGTGTCTCGGCCGCCGACGACCTGCTGATCGGCCCCGCGCGGGACGCGTTCCGCAGGCATCTGACCGGCCGCGGCTACCGCCCCGAGGCCCGCATCGCCCGGGCCCAGCTCGGGCCCGAGGCCGGCATGGTCGGCGCCGCCGACCTGGCCCGGCTGGTCGCCCGCCGCTTCCGGCGCGCCAAGCGCCGCCGGGTGGAGCGGTACGAGCGCTACGAGCGGTACGCACAGTCCCGCCGCAGCACCCAGGAGACGCTGTGACCGCATCCCTGCCGCACCAGGGCTCGTGGCCTGACGGCGAGGAACGCCCGGCCGAGGACCGCCGCCACATGATCCGCCGCAGGGCGCTCACCCTGCTGATCATCGTGCTGCTCATCGGCATCCCGGCCGGCTACCTGGTGATCTCCGCGAACCAGAGCCGGAACAGCGGAAAGGACAAGGAGGCGAAGTACTCGGCGACCGGCCTGACCGCGGGCTGGCCGTCCAAGCTCCAGCGCCGGATCTACCAGGTGCCCGTCCCGCACCCGGCCTGGCACGTGGCGTACTACGAGACCAACAACTGGAAGACCAGCCGTCTGTACGCCCAGTTCGAGACCAACGCGGCCGGTCTGGACGCCTATCTGACGGGCCTGGGCATGACCCGGGACGACCTGAAGAAGGGCCACATCACCATCGGCGCCCGCGACCGCAAGGTCACCGGCTGGAAGTTCCCCGAGGGCGAGTCGTGGTACGGCTTCGTCCACCGGCAGAAGAACCCCGCGCCCACGCACGACGTGGTGGTGGACCTGTCCAACCCGGCGTATCCCTGGGTGTACGTGGTGTCCCGGACGGTGCCCTGACCCGCAGCCCGGCCCGGCCGGCGCGGACGCCTGGGCCGATTGTCAGACCCCGCCCGTAGAGTCGGAGACAGCTGATCCGAAACGCGGGCGGGAGGTGGCAGGACGTATGGGCGACACGGCTGTGATGGCCGAGCGGGCGGGGGAGCCGACGGTCGCGGTCCCCGTGCGGCTCCCGGCCGTCTTCCTGCCCGCGTCCCTCCCGCGCGACGGGCGCATCGCCTTCTGGGACCCCGAGGGCGAGGCCCTGCCCGCCGACGACACCGAGCTCACGGTCGTACGACGGCACGGCGCCGGAGCCCGGCGGCGCACCACGCCGGCACTGTCCCTCCCGCTGGACGAAGCCCTGCCGCTCCTGGTGCGCGCCCGGCACGACCCCGCGTCCCACCCCGCCACCGCCTGCTGGGGCGCGGCCGCCCTGCACGCCCTGCGGCTGACCGCGCGCGGCCGGCTGCTGCCCGGCCTGACCCCCACGGGCCACGATGCCTGGCGCGCCGGCCCGCTGGACCCGGACGACATCGCGCACCTGCGCGCGGTGGCCGCCGCCCTGCCGTACGAGGGCCACGCCGTGCCGCTGCCCGGCCCGGGCCCCATCCGCCTGCCCGAACCGGAAGCGCTGGTACGCGCCTTCCTGGACGCGGTCGCCGACACCCTGCCGCGCACCCCGGCCGCACCCCACGCCACCGGCAGGCCCTTCGCGGCCCGCGACGCCCAGCACCTGCCCGATGCCCACGACTGGGCCGCCGAGGTCGCCGCCGGCATGGACGCCGGCGTGCGGATCTCGCTCCGGCTGGACCTCTCGGCGTACGACCTGTTCGACGACGCCTTCGGCGGCGGCGCACGCAGCGCCGGCGCCGCGATCGTCCAGGTGCACAGCCTCGCCGACCGCACCCTCGTCGCCGACGCGGCGGCGCTGTGGGCGGGCGATGCGGACGACGCCTTCGGCCCGCGCGCCCGGGTGGACGCCGCCCTCGCCGTCCGCCGCGCGGCCCGGGTCTGGCCCCCGCTCGACCGGCTCTCCGACCAGGACGTGCCCGACGTGCTGGCGCTGACCGAGGAGGAGCTGAGCGACCTGCTCGGTGTCGCGGCCACCCGGCTCGCCGCGGCCGGCGTCGCCGTGCACTGGCCCAGGGACCTGGCCCAGGACCTGTCGGCCGCGGCGGTGGTCCGGCCGGCCCCGGCTCGGCGACCGACGGCACCGGCTTCTTCGAGAGCGAGGACCTGCTCCAGTTCCGCTGGCAGCTGGCGCTCGGCGGCGACCCGCTCACCGAGAGCGAGATGGACGCCCTCGCCGAGGCCCACCGCCCGGTCGTCCGGCTGCGCGACCAGTGGGTGCTGGTCGACCCGGCCCTCGTCCGCAAGGCCCGCAAGCGCGACCTGGGGCTGCTCGACCCGGTCGACGCGCTGTCCGTCGCCCTCACCGGCACCGCCGACGTGGACGGCGAGACGGTCGAGGCCGTACCGGCCGGCGCGCTGGCCGCCCTGCGCGACCGCCTCACCGCGGGGGTGCGCCCGGCCGCGCCGCCGCCGGGCCTGCGCGCCACCCTCCGTGACTACCAGCTCCGGGGCCTGGCCTGGCTCGACCTGATGACCTCCCTCGGCCTCGGCGGCTGCCTCGCCGACGACATGGGCCTCGGCAAGACCGTCACCCTCATCGCACTGCACCTGAAGCGGGCCCGCCGCGAGCCGACCCTGGTGGTCTGCCCGGCCTCGCTGCTGGGCAACTGGCAGCGGGAGATCACCCGTTTCGCGCCCGGCGTCCCCGTCCGCCGCTTCCACGGACCGGACCGCAGCCTTGACGACCTGGACGGCGGCTTCGTCCTCACCACGTACGGCACGATGCGTTCCGTGGCCCCCGCCCTGGCCGGGCAGGCGTGGGGCATGGTCGTCGCCGACGAGGCGCAGCACGTCAAGAACCCCTACTCGGCCACGGCCAAGGCGCTGCGCACGATCCCGTCCCCCGCGCGCGTGGCCCTGACCGGCACGCCCGTCGAGAACAACCTGTCGGAGCTGTGGGCGCTGCTCGACTGGACCACCCCGGGCCTCCTCGGCCCGCTGAAGTCCTTCCGCGCCCGGCACGCCCGTGCCGTGGAGAACGGCGAGGACGAGGAAGCGGTGGAGCGCCTGGCCCGCCTGGTCCGGCCCTTCCTGCTGCGCCGGAAGAAGTCCGACCCGGGCATCGTGCCCGAACTGCCGCCCAAGACGGAGACCGACCACCCGGTGCCGCTCACCCGCGAACAGGGCGCGCTGTACGAGGCGGTGGTCCGCGAGTCGATGCTCGCCATCGAGACCGCCGAGGGCATGGCACGCCGGGGCCTGGTCCTGAAGCTCCTGACGTCGCTGAAGCAGATCTGCAACCACCCGGCGCTCTACTTGAAGGAGGAGCCCGCCCGGGCCGGCGGCGACCGGCTCGCCGCCCGCTCCGGCAAACTCGCGCTGCTGGACGAGCTGTTGGACACCCTGCTCGCCGAAGACGGATCCGCGCTGGTCTTCACCCAGTACGTCGGCATGGCCCGCCTCATCACGTCCCACCTGGCCACCCGCGCGGTCCCGGTCGACCTCCTCCACGGCGGCACGCCGGTACCGGAGCGGGAGCGTATGGTGGACCGCTTCCAAGCCGGCTCCACCCCGGTCCTGGTGCTGTCCCTCAAGGCGGCGGGCACCGGCCTCAACCTCACCCGCGCGGGTCACGTCGTCCATTTCGACCGCTGGTGGAACCCGGCCGTCGAGGAACAGGCCACCGACCGTGCCTACCGCATCGGCCAGACCCAGCCCGTCCAGGTCCACCGCCTCATCACCGAGGGCACGATCGAGGACCGCATCGCCGAGATGCTCGAGGCCAAGCGCGCCCTCGCCGACGCGATCCTCGGCTCCGGCGAGTCGGCCCTCACCGAACTGACGGACCGTGAACTGTCCGACCTGGTCTCCCTGCGGAGGACGCCATGACGCCCAGCCCGGCCGACGAGGCCCGCCGGGCCCTGCGGGCGGCCCGGGAGCAGGCACACCGGGACCCGGAAGCGGCACCCGCCCCCCGCCCGGCCGGGAGTCTCACTGACCAGGAGGAGGCGTCCCGGCCGGGAGACGTGGCCCGGGAGGCCTTGCGCAGGGCGGTCTCCGAGCACCGGCGTGGCGAGGGGCCGGCGAGGGACGTGAGTGCGGCGGAGGACGCCGATACGCCTGGTGAGCTGCCAGGTGGTGCGTCTGAGGACACGGAGGGACCCCCCGGGCCGGACGGTCCCGGCGACCCGGGGGAGATCCCCACCCGGAAGCCTTCGGCCGGTGCTCCCGCCGCCGGGGAGGACCAGCCCGCCGCCGCACCGGAGGAGCCCCGGGCTGCGG encodes the following:
- a CDS encoding histidine kinase — translated: MFTGRRWLIPSALLHELDPDAARAGRRPRRTARDWVVDFSCFLLAVLVGAAAIEALNDNPHVPEGLAVADQLIGALACAAVWLRRRWPLGLAVAMTPVTFVSDTAGGAGLIALFTLAVHRPFRYVAWVGGINAAMTPLYYWVRPDADVPYLVSVPFAVLLTVAIVGWGMFVRSKRQLLVSLRDRARRAETEARLRAEQAQRLAREAIAREMHDVLAHRLTLLSVHAGALEFRPDAPPAETARAAGVIRESAHEALQDLREIIGVLRAGEPDDTGRPQPTLAALDALVAESREAGMKVALDQRVDDADAVPSSVGRTAYRIAQEGLTNARKHAPGTEVTVSVTGAPGDGLTVSVHNPPPEGEVPPVPGSGQGLIGLTERATLAGGRVEHGHTPEGGFEVRAWLPWG
- a CDS encoding response regulator transcription factor, which encodes MTAIRLLLVDDDPLVRAGLSFMMGGADDIEIVGEAADGGEVEALVDRTRPDVVLMDIRMPTVDGLTATERLRAREDAPQVVVLTTFHADEQVLRALRAGAAGFVLKDTPPTEILGAVRRVAAGDPVLSPTVTRQLMRHAVGTAADTRRTRARARMAALNDREREVAVAVGRGLSNAEIATGLFMSVATVKTHVSRILAKLDLNNRVQIALLAYDAGLLEEEQEGH
- a CDS encoding Gfo/Idh/MocA family oxidoreductase; this encodes MRIGVIGTGRIGTIHANTLSRHRDVGSLILTDADASRAQDLAHRLGETAAPGVEEIFRWGVDAVVITTATSAHAELIGRAARSGLPVFCEKPIALDLPGTLSAIAEVEMAGTVLQMGFQRRFDAGYRGAREAVRSGRLGRLHTARALTSDQTPPPAAWLPLSGGLYRDTLIHDFDVLRWVTGREVADVYAAGSDAGPAMFRAAGDVDTGAALLTLDDGTLATVTGARLNGAGYDVRMELAGELDQIVVGLDDRTPIASTEPTGPPAADKPWTGFLERFGPAYEAELNAFVEVVRGERANPCDGREALQALRVAEACELSRRERRPVHLAEIPGGAASPFA
- a CDS encoding GntR family transcriptional regulator encodes the protein MQLELSVDRSSPVPLYFQLSQQLEAAIEHGTLTPGSLLGNEIELAARLGLSRPTVRQAIQSLVDKGLLVRRRGVGTQVVHSQVKRPLELSSLYDDLEAAGQRPATKVLVNTLVPASAEVAAALGVAEDSDVHRVERLRLAHGEPMAYLCNFLPPGLLDLDTAQLETTGLYRLMRAAGITLHSARQSIGARAATAEEAERLAEEAGAPLLTMQRVTFDDTGRAVEYGTHTYRPTRYSFEFQLLVRT
- a CDS encoding ROK family glucokinase, whose amino-acid sequence is MSTYRDFTAPIGSRRATVLRTVGTRERRSHLTAPRVPTVGIDIGGTKVMAGVVDADGNILEKVRTETPDKSKSPKVVEDTIAELVLDLSDRHDVHAVGIGAAGWVDADRNRVLFAPHLSWRNEPLRDRLASRLSVPVLVDNDANTAAWAEWRFGAGRGEDHLVMITLGTGIGGAILEDGQVKRGKYGVAGEFGHMQVVPGGHRCPCGNRGCWEQYSSGNALVREARELAAADSPVAYGIIEHVKGNISDITGPMITELAREGDAMCIELLQDIGQWLGVGIANLAAALDPSCFVIGGGVSAADDLLIGPARDAFRRHLTGRGYRPEARIARAQLGPEAGMVGAADLARLVARRFRRAKRRRVERYERYERYAQSRRSTQETL
- a CDS encoding sugar kinase, with protein sequence MTASLPHQGSWPDGEERPAEDRRHMIRRRALTLLIIVLLIGIPAGYLVISANQSRNSGKDKEAKYSATGLTAGWPSKLQRRIYQVPVPHPAWHVAYYETNNWKTSRLYAQFETNAAGLDAYLTGLGMTRDDLKKGHITIGARDRKVTGWKFPEGESWYGFVHRQKNPAPTHDVVVDLSNPAYPWVYVVSRTVP